The sequence ATCGAGCGCGTCCGCCTTTAGCGCCATCGAGCCGGCACCGAACCCGGCCGCCATCTCGATGAAGAACATGGCGCCGTTGATCAGGATCACCGCCCAGAGCGCGCGCCGGTAGGCCGGCGACATGCCTTCGAAAACAACCCCGTCATGATCGTGACCGCAACAGCCGGACATCGGTCCGCTCCTCGACATTTCCTTCGATGGGTCCAATATGGGAGCTACAGCGACTGTAGGTTCAAGAGGGAAATCCACAGCCATGTCCGGTACCATCCCGTTTTATCCGATCGGCGATCTGGCGAAGCGCACCGGCACCAAGGTGCAGACCATCCGCTACTACGAGAGCATCGGCCTGCTCCCGGAGCCCGCGCGCACCGCCGGCAACCAGAGGATCTACGGTCAGGACCAGCTCGACCGGCTGGCATTCATCAAGCATGCGCGCGATTTCGGCTTCCCGCTCGATGCGATCCGCGAACTGCTGGACATGACCGACCGGCCTGCCGCCTCCTGCGCCGAGGCGGACGCGCTCTGCCGGCGGCATCTGACGGAAGTGCGCCGCAGAATCGGCCGGCTTCAGGCTCTGGAAGGCGAGCTGGAGAGGATGGTGGAGACATGCTCGCACGGGACCGTCGCCGATTGCAGGGTGATCAGCGTGCTGTCAGATCACGAGAAGTGCTGCGCCGACGAACATGAGCCCGTGGAGACGATGCCGTACAAGGCCCCGGCCTAAAGCTCGTCGTCGGGATCGATCTCCCGCTCGTCGTAGCCATGCTTCGAGCTGTAGAAGGCGAGCCACATCAGCCCGCCGCCGAGTAGCAGCGTGAAAACCGAGCCCGCGGCGAGCGCGATGAAGCCGTGAATGCTCATCACAACCTCGCCGTCGACCGAGAACCAGAGCTCCCACACCCCCCAGAGCGCGAAGCCGAGCAGAGCGAAGAGCGAGACCGCGAGAAGGATGATGTTGCGCATCGCGTAAAACCTGTATGGATTTGACCAATATCAGTTCCGGGCGCACTCTCGCCCGAAACAGCGAAAACGGGAACAGGTCATGACGTGGTCTATCGTCGCACGGGAACCGGAGACAGGCCGCTTCGGCATCGCCATCTCCACCTGCGCCTTCGCTGTCGGCGCCATCTGCCCCTGGGCGCGGGCCGGAACCGGCGCGATTTCTACTCAGGCTCACACCAACCCGATGCATGGCGCGCTCGGCATCGATCTGATGGCGAAAGGTCTGCCGGTCGGGGAAGCGCTCCGGATGACGCTCGGCCATGACGAGGGCCGGGACATCCGGCAGGTGCACGGGGTCGATGCGCGCGGCAACACCTTCACCCACACCGGGGCCGCCTGCGTCGACTGGTGCGGACATGCCTCGGGCGAGAACGTCACCGTCGCCGGCAACATGCTGGCCGGCCCGGCGGTCGTCGCCGACACGCTGGCACGTTACGAGGCTTCCGCCAGCCTCGAGTTCGGCGACCGCCTGCTGACGGCGCTCGAAGCCGGCGCGGCCGCCGGAGGCGACAAGCGGGGCAAGCAATCCGCTGCCCTGATCATCCAGGGAAGCGAGCCCTACCGGGAAGCGGACATCCGCGTCGACGACCATGCCGAACCGATCGCCGAACTGCGCCGCCTGTTCACGATCTACGCCGAGACGCGACGGGCCTATATGCAAACCATGGGACGGACGCAGGATTTCTCCGGCATCGTTGATCATGCGGAGCGGGACGCGTTTGTTCTGGCTCGAAGAAAACGCTGATCTTACTTCTGGTTCTTGGGAAACGCGTCGTACCCCCGGACCCGGTGCGTCACCGAATGCTCCCGGTCTATCTCGCCGAGCGGGCATATATCCCAGTTCCAGCTCTCGCCACCCTC is a genomic window of Nisaea sediminum containing:
- a CDS encoding MerR family transcriptional regulator; the encoded protein is MSGTIPFYPIGDLAKRTGTKVQTIRYYESIGLLPEPARTAGNQRIYGQDQLDRLAFIKHARDFGFPLDAIRELLDMTDRPAASCAEADALCRRHLTEVRRRIGRLQALEGELERMVETCSHGTVADCRVISVLSDHEKCCADEHEPVETMPYKAPA
- a CDS encoding DUF1028 domain-containing protein, whose product is MTWSIVAREPETGRFGIAISTCAFAVGAICPWARAGTGAISTQAHTNPMHGALGIDLMAKGLPVGEALRMTLGHDEGRDIRQVHGVDARGNTFTHTGAACVDWCGHASGENVTVAGNMLAGPAVVADTLARYEASASLEFGDRLLTALEAGAAAGGDKRGKQSAALIIQGSEPYREADIRVDDHAEPIAELRRLFTIYAETRRAYMQTMGRTQDFSGIVDHAERDAFVLARRKR